From the genome of Streptomyces sp. V1I1, one region includes:
- a CDS encoding ABC transporter permease — MSSLSLAVRDSSTMLRRNLLHARRYPSLTLNLLLTPIILLLLFVYVFGDVMSAGIAGGGADRSEYIAYVVPGIVLMTIGGTVVGTAVSVSNDMTDGIIARFRTMAIHRGSVLIGHVVGSVLQSVMSVVLVGAVAVAIGFRSTDATALEWLAAFGLLALVALALTWIAVGMGMVSPNAEAASNNALPLIVLPLISSAFVPVDAMPGWFQPIAEYQPFTPAIETLRGLLLGSEIGNNGWIAIAWCLALSALGYYWSKAVFNRDPK, encoded by the coding sequence ATGAGCTCCCTCTCCCTCGCCGTGCGCGACTCGTCCACGATGCTGCGCCGCAACCTCCTGCACGCGCGGCGCTACCCGTCCCTCACCCTGAACCTCCTGCTCACGCCGATCATCCTGCTGCTGCTCTTCGTCTACGTCTTCGGCGACGTGATGAGCGCGGGCATTGCCGGCGGCGGCGCCGATCGCTCCGAGTACATCGCCTACGTCGTGCCGGGCATCGTGCTGATGACCATCGGCGGCACCGTGGTCGGGACCGCGGTGTCCGTCTCCAATGACATGACCGACGGCATCATCGCCCGCTTCCGCACGATGGCGATCCACCGCGGGTCCGTGCTCATCGGGCACGTCGTCGGCAGCGTGCTGCAGTCGGTCATGAGTGTGGTCCTCGTGGGCGCCGTCGCCGTGGCCATCGGCTTCCGGTCCACGGATGCCACGGCCCTGGAGTGGCTGGCGGCGTTCGGGCTGCTCGCGCTCGTCGCCCTGGCGCTCACCTGGATCGCCGTCGGGATGGGTATGGTCAGCCCGAACGCCGAGGCGGCCAGCAACAACGCGCTGCCGCTGATCGTCCTGCCCCTCATCTCGAGCGCCTTCGTCCCGGTCGACGCAATGCCGGGCTGGTTCCAGCCGATCGCCGAGTACCAGCCGTTCACCCCGGCCATCGAGACCCTGCGTGGGCTGCTGCTCGGCAGCGAGATCGGCAACAACGGGTGGATCGCGATCGCCTGGTGCCTGGCTCTCTCCGCGCTCGGCTACTACTGGTCGAAGGCGGTTTTCAACCGCGATCCGAAGTAG
- a CDS encoding TetR/AcrR family transcriptional regulator, with protein sequence MASGAVGTVGAVDKREAILRAARTVFAERGYHATGISDIARELGAGHGTFYRYFKNKEDIARSVVSHALRQVSEALADEDPRSSQSLPQYREQVARIGNKLFDLVVAEPELCHILFYDAIAIDRADADFAGRVLESAAAFTAAFIHNGQDRGFLRRDVDTMVVGLAVNGMITTGALRLLHAPDPEAMREPWIHAVETLMFDGLGSA encoded by the coding sequence GTGGCTTCAGGCGCCGTTGGCACGGTGGGCGCGGTCGACAAGCGGGAGGCGATCCTTCGCGCGGCGAGGACGGTGTTCGCCGAGCGCGGCTACCACGCGACCGGCATCTCCGACATCGCCCGCGAACTCGGTGCCGGGCACGGCACGTTCTACCGGTATTTCAAGAACAAGGAGGACATCGCGCGCAGCGTGGTGTCGCACGCTCTGCGGCAGGTGAGCGAGGCGCTGGCCGACGAGGACCCGCGCTCCTCGCAGTCCCTGCCGCAGTACCGGGAGCAGGTCGCGCGAATCGGCAACAAACTGTTCGACCTCGTCGTCGCAGAGCCGGAGTTGTGCCACATCCTCTTCTACGACGCCATCGCAATCGACCGGGCCGATGCGGACTTCGCCGGGAGGGTGTTGGAGTCGGCGGCCGCCTTCACGGCCGCGTTCATCCACAACGGGCAGGACCGGGGCTTCCTGCGCCGCGATGTGGACACCATGGTGGTCGGACTGGCCGTGAACGGGATGATCACGACCGGGGCGCTACGGCTGCTGCACGCGCCGGATCCCGAAGCCATGCGCGAGCCGTGGATCCACGCCGTGGAAACGCTCATGTTCGACGGCCTCGGCTCCGCCTGA
- a CDS encoding maleylpyruvate isomerase family mycothiol-dependent enzyme codes for MTIAHLPGHPLPYDRYLEAIERDTARFAAAITAEDPTAAVPTCPDWTLADLTRHLGTVQRWFSVLLTRVIQEPPRERTVELGLPEREDALAEWLSTEVSEVLALLRTTDPDAPMWAWGADQRARFWVRRMAFETLVHRVDAERTVGRTSDIDATLAADGVDEFLVNLPYASSFAPDVANLRGNGEAIRFECTDRESDGDTWVVRLRPDTFGIEPERAEEAPSGQTLEHAKVRGRAADLLLLMYGRLTYDSRAFEVSGDERLLTRWFSHSAF; via the coding sequence GTGACCATCGCACATTTGCCGGGGCACCCGCTGCCATACGACCGCTACCTCGAGGCGATCGAGCGGGATACCGCCCGATTCGCAGCCGCCATCACGGCCGAAGATCCCACCGCAGCCGTCCCCACATGCCCCGACTGGACGCTGGCCGATCTGACCAGACACCTCGGAACGGTGCAGCGCTGGTTCAGCGTTCTGCTGACCCGCGTCATCCAGGAGCCGCCACGCGAGCGCACGGTGGAGCTGGGGCTGCCGGAGCGCGAGGACGCTCTTGCCGAATGGCTCTCAACTGAGGTCTCCGAGGTCCTCGCCCTCCTGCGCACCACCGATCCCGACGCCCCGATGTGGGCTTGGGGTGCCGACCAGCGCGCGCGATTCTGGGTCCGCCGGATGGCCTTCGAAACACTGGTACACCGGGTCGACGCGGAACGGACCGTGGGTCGGACATCGGACATCGACGCCACACTGGCCGCAGACGGCGTGGACGAGTTCCTGGTCAATCTGCCCTACGCCAGCTCATTCGCACCAGACGTGGCGAACTTGCGCGGGAACGGCGAGGCCATCCGTTTCGAGTGCACCGACCGTGAGAGCGACGGTGACACCTGGGTCGTCCGGCTGCGGCCCGACACGTTCGGGATCGAGCCGGAACGAGCGGAGGAGGCCCCGTCAGGGCAGACACTCGAGCACGCCAAGGTCAGGGGTCGGGCCGCTGACTTGCTCCTGCTCATGTACGGAAGGCTTACGTACGACAGCAGAGCCTTCGAGGTATCGGGCGACGAGCGCCTACTCACCCGCTGGTTCAGCCACTCCGCGTTCTGA
- a CDS encoding type 1 glutamine amidotransferase domain-containing protein, with product MATVLMPIPAQDFDPSEVAVGWQVLTRAGHSVVFATPDGRTAMGDEVMLTGQGLDPWGRVPGLKRFLGIGRALRANADARSAYTKMVQSEEFRVPQSWDALTADGADGLYLAGGHRARGMRPYLESKTLQSLVVDAFRRDLPVAAICHGVLLAARSTDPDSGRSVLYGRRTTALTWRLERTAWRIARRTRYWDPDYYRTYREEPGQPEGHMSVQQEVTRNLAHPEDFLDVEPGTADYRRKARGSSRDSPSDERPAFVVEDGNYLSARWPGDVHTLAKRFAAKLARR from the coding sequence ATGGCAACTGTATTGATGCCCATTCCCGCGCAGGACTTCGACCCCAGCGAGGTGGCGGTGGGGTGGCAGGTCCTTACCCGGGCCGGACACAGTGTTGTGTTTGCGACGCCCGACGGCAGGACCGCAATGGGGGACGAGGTCATGCTGACGGGGCAGGGGCTCGATCCGTGGGGACGTGTTCCGGGACTGAAGCGATTCCTCGGCATCGGGCGGGCCCTGCGTGCCAACGCCGATGCCCGGTCCGCCTACACAAAGATGGTCCAGTCCGAGGAGTTCCGCGTCCCGCAGTCGTGGGATGCGTTGACTGCCGATGGCGCGGACGGCCTGTATCTGGCGGGCGGCCACCGCGCACGGGGCATGCGCCCGTATCTGGAGAGCAAGACTCTTCAGTCCCTGGTCGTGGATGCATTCCGCCGCGACCTGCCGGTTGCGGCGATCTGCCACGGCGTTCTGCTCGCCGCGCGGAGCACTGACCCCGACAGCGGTCGCTCGGTTCTGTACGGCCGCCGTACCACGGCGCTGACATGGCGCCTTGAGAGGACGGCGTGGCGAATCGCCCGGCGCACGCGCTACTGGGACCCCGATTACTACCGCACCTACCGGGAGGAGCCTGGCCAGCCTGAGGGCCACATGTCCGTGCAGCAAGAGGTGACACGGAATCTGGCGCATCCGGAGGACTTCCTCGATGTCGAGCCCGGCACCGCGGACTACCGGCGCAAGGCTCGCGGCAGCAGCCGCGACAGTCCGAGCGACGAGCGCCCCGCATTCGTCGTCGAGGACGGGAACTACCTGTCCGCCCGCTGGCCGGGTGACGTCCACACCCTCGCCAAACGATTCGCTGCCAAACTCGCTCGCCGATAG